DNA sequence from the Armatimonadota bacterium genome:
CGGCTGGCCGCCGTGTGCTGCCGATCGGGTTACGCCATCGCCGTGAGCTCCTCGTAGATTCGATACAGGGCTGCAGGCCCGCGCGCGTATCCCGGCAGCGCCGGTCCGTACAGCGCGGTCTTTAACTTGTAGCGCGCCGCCTCCCCAGCCTCACCGGGCGCGTCGAAGATCGCCTGTGCGAGGCCCAGCCAAAGCAGAACGGCCGTGGCCCACCAGGGCATGTCCGCGCGATCTACCGGAAGGCCGGCCAGAGCGAAGATCGGCAGCTTGCTGCGCGCTGCCGCCGCTTGCCACTTCAGGAGCCGGAACGCGAGGTAGGGATCTGTTGGGGGTTGACCGGGTCGGTTTCACGATAGGCCCGGCACAGCGCGGCCATCGTGGCATCGTCCAGCTCGGCTACGGCCTCCACGCTCTGGTAGAACGGCCGCGCCGGATCCTCCGTGCAGCGTGCGGCCCGAACGATCACCTCCACGGCGAATCGCGCTGTCAAGCGGTCACGATACTGCCGTTCACGCCACGCGGCGGCGCACATCCGGCAGCGCTCGCCATCAGGCCGCGCGGCGCCGGATTCCACAGACGCTTCGTACTTGCTCCGCAGCCATGCTTCACGCTTCGCGGCAGGATCTTCGGCTGCCGACTTCACCGCTGCCGCCAGCCGCGAATCCAGCGAGACACTCGCGTCGTCACTGAACGCGGGAAACTGGTCCTCTGCCTGCAGCAGCCACTCTTCCACCACGGCAGCGTTCGCTGCCAGATAGTGCGCCTGAGTTCGGGCATCGAGGGCGGCGAAGCGAGCTTCCAGCGCGGCAGCCGCGGGTGTACCGGTGGCCCAGCGCGCCAACTGCAGCAGCGCGGCAAGCTCCGCATTCTCTCGTGCCTCATCCCGCTGCAGCGCGTTCAGCCCCCGCACCGTTATCCGGGTTCCATCGGGCAGTTCCACCTCACGCTCACGCACGGTGGGAAACAAAGCCGTCATATCTTCTCCTTTCGGTCCGCGCTCCGGTAAACTGAAGCGCGCAAAGGTGGGCAAACCCTGTGAAACCATATCGAGCGATCCTTGTTGGCACCGGTGGTTGGGGCGGCTCGTGGTGCCATGATTTTCTGCCGCCAAACGTAGCTGACGGTCTGGTAGAGGTGGTGGCAGCGGCTGATCGTGATCCCGCGGCGCTCGAGAACGCCCGTACGGCCCTGCACCTGCCCGATGAGCGGCTCTTCTCGAGCGCGAAAGCCGCTATGGATGCGCACGAAGCAGATTTCTGCATTGTGGTCACGCAGCCGGTAACCCACGAGGAGGTTGTGGATGAAGCCCTGGCCCACGGCCTCCACATCCTGTGTGAAAAGCCGATTGCCGATACTCTGGAAGCCTCCACCCGCATCGCCGCCAAAGTAAAGCGCGCCGGGGTCAAGATGGCCGTTACGATGAGCCACCGGTTTGACCGCGACAAAACCACGCTGCGACGAGTGATCCGCGAACCTGCCAGCGGCCCACTGGACTACCTCGTATGCCGCTTCACCTGCGACTGCCGGCGGTACGGCAGCTGGGGTCGGTTTCGGCAGGAGATGGACGACCCGCTCATGATCGAAGGAGCCGTGCACCATCTCGACATCCTGGCCGACATGGCGGGCGGCCTGTGTGACACCATCTACGCTCAGACCTGGAGGCCGGACTGGGCTGAGTACCAGGGAGACTGCCAGGGGTTGGTGACGATGCACATGACGAATGGCGTGCGCGCCCACTACGAGGGCGCGAAATCGAACGCCGTTGGCCTTAACGGCTGGACGACCGAGTACATCCGCGCCGAGTGCCGGAACGCCACGCTCATCCTGGACCGGCGTGAATTGGTACGTTACGCCTACGACGCCGGCCGTGAGTGGTCAACCGCCGCGCCTGAGCGTGCCGAACGTATTGATATGATCGACCAGGCGAAGTGGGCAAACGCCTGGCTGGTGGAGCAGTTTGTAGAGTGGCTGGACGGTGGGCCGCCAATGGAGACCAACGTGGAAGCCAACCTGCAATCGGTGGCTCTCGTTTTCGGCGCCATCCAGAGTGCGCGCACCGGGCGCGCCGTAGCCGTACAGGAGATGCTTGGCAGCGCCGTCGAGCGCGCGCAGGAGGTTTAGGATGCCCGTAATTCACACGTCCCAACATCCGCTGGCGGCCGGCAACCGGCCCGATTGGTGTGACGTCACCAGCGCAGGAATCTTCCGTGTATCCACCGATGGCGGCCGCTTCGACCGTCACTATCACGATTTTGATGAGTACTGGCTGATC
Encoded proteins:
- a CDS encoding Gfo/Idh/MocA family oxidoreductase, yielding MKPYRAILVGTGGWGGSWCHDFLPPNVADGLVEVVAAADRDPAALENARTALHLPDERLFSSAKAAMDAHEADFCIVVTQPVTHEEVVDEALAHGLHILCEKPIADTLEASTRIAAKVKRAGVKMAVTMSHRFDRDKTTLRRVIREPASGPLDYLVCRFTCDCRRYGSWGRFRQEMDDPLMIEGAVHHLDILADMAGGLCDTIYAQTWRPDWAEYQGDCQGLVTMHMTNGVRAHYEGAKSNAVGLNGWTTEYIRAECRNATLILDRRELVRYAYDAGREWSTAAPERAERIDMIDQAKWANAWLVEQFVEWLDGGPPMETNVEANLQSVALVFGAIQSARTGRAVAVQEMLGSAVERAQEV